GGGTGATTTTCGGGTTAGCCCGGACTCGTTCCTGAACAACCCTTGCCGCCCGGAACTCCTCCCGGCGGTGAATCAGGTGAACCCGGGCGCAAAAACGTGTCAAAAACTCCGCCTCCTCAAGTGCCGAGTCACCACCACCAACAACCGCCACCTCCTTGTCCTTAAACAATGGTCCGTCGCAAATAGCGCAGTAGGAGATACCTTTGCCAATAAATTGAGTCTCGTTTTCCAAGCCGAGGGAGCGGGGTTGGGTGCCGGTTGCGATTATCACCGCCTTGGGATTGTAGGTTCGATTTGTTGTCTGCACTTCGATTTTCTTGGATGCGTCTTTTAGCCCAGTTGCCTCATCCTGTTCAATTATGGCACCAAAGCGTCGCGCCTGGGTCTCCATCTCCTGGATAAGGTCAAAGCCTTTGACCGGCTGAGAAAAACCAGGGTAGTTTTCAATAAACGCGGTCTTAGCCATCTGTCCGCCGGGAACTTCTTTCTCGAGAATCAGGGTGGGATGTCCGTTGCGGCTGGAATAGATGGCTGCGGTTAGCCCTGCGGGTCCCGCACCAATGATAAGGATTTCCGGCTCAAACATTACTTAACAGCCGGGCAAGAATGGCACGCTGGATATGGAGCCGGTTTTCTGCTTGGTCAAGGACAATTGATTGGGGACCATCAAGGACATCATCGGTGATTTCCTCACCCCGATGTGCGGGCAAACAGTGAAGGACCTTGACACTGGCTTTTGCCTTAGCCAGAAGAGCCATATTGACCTGATAAGGTCGGAAAATCTCCCTTCGCTGTTCCGCCTCATTCTCCTGCCCCATAGATGCCCAAACATCGGTGTAAATAAAATCGGCATCCTTTACCGCCTCGCAAGGGTCGTAGGTCAGTTTTATTCGGGCGCCGCTCTTTTTAGCAAACTCTTGGCTTTTTTCGATTATCTCCTTTGATGGTTCAAAACCCTTGGGGGTGGCAACATTGAGATTGAAGCCGACAATTCCACTCGCAAGCAAGAGTGAGTGGCAGACATTATTACCGTCACCGCTCCAAGCGACGGTCACACCAACAAGTGAGTGATGATGGTCAAGAATTGTCAGAAGGTCGGCAAGTATCTGGCAGGGGTGCTCAAGGTCGGATAAGGCGTTGATAACCGGGACACTGGCATACTCCGCCAGCTGGGTTATCTTTTCGTGCTCGAACACCCGGGCGATGATTAGGTCAATCCAGCGGGAAAGGTTGCGGGCAACATCAGGTACGCTTTCCCGTCTTCCCAGTCCGATGTCCTGCGGGCTTAAATAGGTGCTGCTCGCACCCAACTGTTGCAAAGCCCGCTCAAATGTCACCCGTGTGCGCAGGCTGGGCTTTTCAAAGATCAGCACGCCCATCTTGCCCCGGGCAATGTTTAAAACCCCTTCTTTCTTCACCCGTTCTTTGAGTTCACCCGCCTCTTTCAAGAGGTCAAGGATTTCCTGTTTATTAAGGTCGGCAATTGATGTCAGGTCCTTTTTCATAATTATAAAATATAGCGGCTTAAATCCTTGCTGGCAACTATGTCCTTCAGCTTTCTTTCCACATCAATGGCTCTGATGCGCACCGATTTGGTTTTGGGGTTGGGCAGATCAAACAGAATATCCTCAAGGAGGGTGGTC
The window above is part of the candidate division WOR-3 bacterium genome. Proteins encoded here:
- the trxB gene encoding thioredoxin-disulfide reductase, whose product is MFEPEILIIGAGPAGLTAAIYSSRNGHPTLILEKEVPGGQMAKTAFIENYPGFSQPVKGFDLIQEMETQARRFGAIIEQDEATGLKDASKKIEVQTTNRTYNPKAVIIATGTQPRSLGLENETQFIGKGISYCAICDGPLFKDKEVAVVGGGDSALEEAEFLTRFCARVHLIHRREEFRAARVVQERVRANPKITLHLSQVIAKIIGKQNLESLELRDLKTGNSTILPVSGLFVYIGLVPNTGWCQGVIALDEQGFVITDEKLQTSLPGIFAAGDVRKKSVRQIATAVGDGALAAMTAHEFLVHSS
- the argF gene encoding ornithine carbamoyltransferase, producing MKKDLTSIADLNKQEILDLLKEAGELKERVKKEGVLNIARGKMGVLIFEKPSLRTRVTFERALQQLGASSTYLSPQDIGLGRRESVPDVARNLSRWIDLIIARVFEHEKITQLAEYASVPVINALSDLEHPCQILADLLTILDHHHSLVGVTVAWSGDGNNVCHSLLLASGIVGFNLNVATPKGFEPSKEIIEKSQEFAKKSGARIKLTYDPCEAVKDADFIYTDVWASMGQENEAEQRREIFRPYQVNMALLAKAKASVKVLHCLPAHRGEEITDDVLDGPQSIVLDQAENRLHIQRAILARLLSNV